The following are encoded together in the Adhaeribacter arboris genome:
- a CDS encoding LytR/AlgR family response regulator transcription factor, whose protein sequence is MMRCIVVDDEPLIRELLEDNIRQIAFLQLVQVCKSALEAVEILQKEKIDLILLDIQMPRLTGLQLLKSLDTPPLVIVITAYEKYALEGFDLNVVDYLLKPFSFERFLKACNRANDLFHLQQKKELTALAPIDHFFVNVEYTQVKIVVADIEYIEGLKDYIKIYLTSSAKPVLTRMTLKAIENKLKPPVFIRIHKSFLIASDKITTVKRDFVCLGKKELPLGDFYKKNINFLLNPPEL, encoded by the coding sequence ATGATGCGCTGTATTGTGGTAGATGATGAACCGCTGATCCGGGAACTGCTAGAAGACAACATCCGGCAAATTGCATTTTTACAATTGGTACAGGTTTGTAAAAGTGCTTTGGAAGCAGTCGAAATACTGCAAAAAGAAAAGATTGACCTGATCTTACTGGATATTCAAATGCCCCGGTTAACCGGGCTCCAACTGCTGAAATCTTTAGATACTCCGCCGCTTGTGATTGTAATAACCGCATACGAAAAATATGCCTTAGAAGGGTTTGATTTAAACGTGGTAGATTACCTGTTAAAACCATTTAGTTTCGAAAGGTTTCTTAAGGCTTGTAACCGGGCAAATGATTTATTTCATCTGCAACAAAAAAAAGAGTTAACGGCACTGGCGCCAATAGATCATTTCTTTGTAAACGTAGAATATACCCAGGTTAAAATTGTTGTGGCAGATATAGAATACATAGAAGGATTAAAAGATTATATCAAAATATATTTAACGTCGTCGGCCAAGCCGGTACTTACCCGAATGACCCTGAAGGCCATAGAGAACAAACTTAAACCTCCGGTTTTTATACGTATTCACAAATCTTTTCTGATTGCCTCCGATAAAATCACCACCGTTAAACGTGATTTTGTTTGCCTAGGAAAGAAGGAACTCCCATTAGGTGATTTTTACAAAAAGAATATAAATTTTTTACTAAATCCACCCGAACTTTAA